TGAAGTGTAGGTCCTAAATCATGGCAGGGTTAATTATCTATCTCTATATATGGTAAATGGAGTTTTCATTATCACCACACTCACATATGCAAACAATTTGTAGTTGTACACAGACAAGTCTTAATTAGCTTCCCTATCTCATGGTTTTCACTTCTGCTGTCAGTTCTGTGATGTAAAAAGTTTATTGTGGAACATTTAATGTCAGATGTAGAAAAAAGGGTTTGTCTTCCCTTTTGATGGATTAAACACACCTGtagggagctgctgctgccatgttCCTTTACTCAAATGCCAGAAAACATGCCATACGCATACATTTTTAGGTAGATTGCTGTATGGCCCAAGTGACTTGCTCTTTACCCAGAACACCACTCCCACCAGTAAGCTTTTGGTGCACTCGAGCCAAAATAGGTTAACACTGATGTAGGCAGGCACTGCAAAGCCAAAGGCCAGACAAGCCGCAGACACTGTGAGAAAAGGCATCCAAACTAAAGCAAAGCCAAGAGTTAGACTGAGCGACAGAGGCGGCCGTAGCCAGTTGCTCTCCCCCAGATCATTTTCCTTACtgctttttgtctctgtggaTGGGGTTGAAGTGAACAAGTCGCTCCTCTGGTTCTCTGGTTCTTCCCTCGATTTAAACAACCTGTCAGCCTCCCTCACCCACATGGGAATGCTTGTTGAAAAGGGCAGCATCATCAAAATTACTGCAGAGAAAAGCCCCAAAATGAAGTAGGTCATAAATGTGGACTCCTTTACTTCACACGCCAAAGACTTTATCCCTGTCGCATAAACCAGTTGCATCAGCTCAGTTTTTGTAGAAGCAACGGAGTAAATAACAGCAAGCATCCACACCAGCAATGTCAGCACCACGTTCCTGAGGAATTTGCAAAAGGTGCTCTTATTGGCCAGGCGGGTATCTTCAATCGAGTAGTCAATTATACCCATGGCAATCATGGGCATGGGCAGTGCTTTAAATGCTGCTGAGATGTGAGCCAAAAAGTAGCAAAGTGACACAGGAGAACTCTCAGGCCCGAGTAACCACGCAGCTGTCATGTAGAGCACCATCGTCAGGTCACCGAGGACGATGGACAGGCTGCACATGTTTAAGAAGGAGGTATACAGCTTCCCGGAGCATAGGAGAAAGACCACTGTGTCCATTCCAAACTTGGAAAGCATAAGTAACAGGCTCTTCCCAGTGTTGTCTATATGATGGCCAGACGTCTCGTCCCATCTCTCGAAGATGGCTAGCATTTTGAAGTTGTTGCTAGTTTCAAGAAACACTGGAATGTCCGGCAACATTGAAGTTATCGTGACAGTGCTCAGTTCAGTGAGAAGATGCTCCAGGAAAAGCTGTGAAAGACAAGATAAGATTGGATATGGTCAataattcaaaaacaacaagaaggGTGTGGCTTTGGAATGTGGAACACACTTTAGCGGGTCATGCAGGGACGGTATGGATGATTAGGTAGTAAGTTTCCacagaaaaaaagttttcagcCAAGAAATCAGCATCTATATGCATCTAGTCTCATAATCAATATAGCCATTATCTCCCAGAGGAAAACTTTACTGCACAAATTAAGTTAGCTCTTCTACAGCTCGGGAGACAAACATGTGATTCATTTTAaacttcatatttattttaatgaattctttcttcttttttttgcaacatGGAGCCAATCTGATGCCGAAATGTAGAATGTGATGTAAATAACTGAAGGAGTGAAGTGaaaggatcccccccccccacacacacacacacacacacacacacacacacacacacacacacacacacacacacacacacccatttgGACTTGAGACTTGAAACTAAGGGTCATAAGTCTCCCTGAATTTTAGAAgcaaataatgacaaaatagAAACTAAAATGAGGCTGAAAAAGTAAGACTCTCACTTTTGTTTCTCAAGCTGTAGAAGAACAAACTCTGAGCAGTAAAAATCTTCCTCAGGTTTGTTGGCCTTAATGAGTCCCACAAATGAAAATGGTTGTTGCTGTGTGAAGAGGTGCCCCTGCTCTCTTCCGCTCCTGCTTTAtgtcatattttataaatacatatatattttatgatgcaGTGATATTTTTTTCAGGTGAGGTGGCCTGCCTCTGCTACATATCAGTGGAATTTGATACTCCACAAAATATGCAGAAAATCTTGATACATATTCCAGGCTCTTAAAGTCTTTACACTAAAAGATCTGCTTTTGAATGGTTATGAAACTTTAGCCTATCAGTTATAAAACATCCATATTTTGCAGGTACATGTTAGGAATATTCTGTCATGCAAAGGTTACTTTCATAAAAGTTTGTCTAAACAAAATTGAGATATAAGCCAACGTTGAACAGTCAGAGGAAACATTTGATGGTAAATGCATGCAATGCATCAGGATTAATTGTATATATTAACATTCCACTTTACTGCGTAAGGAAAAGCCAGAACGTTGTCAACACTGATCTCATTCTACTTCACAGTTTTCCCAGCAAGGCctatttaaaacacatgattttCACTAGCAATtatactttttttcccccctgtaaaataaataaatttagcTTTTAATAATTGCAGTTTGGTTCTGGAATATGTTGTTTAgtcacaaaaaaatgaaaaaatagcCTATCAGTTCTGACTTCCCTTTCTCTACAATGGATTTCATGTacattttacaatgttaaaACCATAGACTCATTCATCGTGCATGTCCACATTACTTTTAAAATCGATGACGGGTAAAACACGTTCTGCCATTTGAAGTATGCAGCATTTATTCAACAaggtgaaagaaataaaatattgtgtAGCTCTAAGAAGTCTATACCTCTGCTCAGGGTTATCGTCGCCCAGTGAGACTCTGTAGACGTACAGATGCTCAACTCTGGTCCAGTGATGCAGCTTAGAGTCCTGTGTGTGCTCGTCAAGTCTCGTCAGTGCAGGACTCTGAGTTCTGTCAGGGAGACTTGTACTTTATGGTCCCACCTTTCTATTTGTAAAGGCTAACAACTGGTTGGACACaccttttgttgtgtttgagaAACCTGCTTGTTTTCCCTCCCATATGCCCCAGGTGACAACCACTTGCTATGTCCTATTTGTATTTCAAATGACAGGTAACCCAGTTAGAAATTCACTTCCTCCATACACTGCTTGCTGGTTCAAACCACACCCTGTTACCGGGTTGTTTGGGGCTTGCGCTGCGTCCCGATACAATTACATGACAAATGGCATCAAGTGCTGCTTGTTGGAGGCCTGAGGTTGCTACCTGACTGTGACAAAAACAGCTGGTTGGCTGTCCTTTCAATGAAATCCTCAGTCAGAGGTTATAACCAGCTATACTTGGCCTCTGGATATCGTATTAATTatgtaatagtaataataatccACATGCTAAAGTTGTGAAGCATGTGTAATGGTTGTACGTTTTGAGTGAATGTTTGCCCTTGGTGTgcatattaaaggggacatatcatgcaaattccactttgttagttcttctacacgttaatgtgggtatctggcatgtctaccaacccaaaaactctggggaaaaaaacacttgcacgttttgttatggttcctctaaggaaaaattaaaactccaggacaacagaaggggaatacaaagtatgggatgtatatttgataatttatatcatataaaatatgtaatttatatcgtttaaaatcatgggggggaggggggagctggctcattagcatttaaaggaacaggcactcaaaacaggtcactctgtggagggctgttttagacagggtaaaaagggtgctgttttaaatgatccttgtggtattttgaccaaagtatgttacagacatttcattaagaccccaaggaaccatatcaacttgtggtaaaatgggcatacaatgtcccctttaagtgtCCATAAAAGACAAAGTGCGTGTGGGAGATGCGGCCCTTTGAACTTCTCTACACGACTCTGAATTGAAAACCTTCTTTCTTagtatttatttcaatttcaaattggTCTCAAAGGTGATCTTTGAAATTCGACACTCTTACTCCAGCATCACAATAAAAGTAGTTCAACAGGATGGATCAGTCAAGCTGAGACAGTAAATCTATTTATGTTTGCCTGACTTGATAAAAGCTGTCTTACCGGTCATTAAGAAGCCTGACCTCGGTGGATGTTGCACTCCAGCCAGAGAAAACCCTCGGCAGATCAAATGTTTGTTCCATGTtactctgcctctgtgtgtcaTTTTGTCCCTGGGATATTTCATATTCCGCATGGCCGTCGTAGCAAAGATGGGAAATGTAATGGCTGCTTGTTTTACAGTGAGTCGTCTGCATTATGTCCAgtaatgttttacatattttgaTTATGCATGCTTTGACCACAGGGAAATTGTATCACTATCGGGTTGCATTATCATGTATTGTTGAAATGAAACAGTGTCAACTTAATGTTCTCAGCGAAACGTACAGAGAACTGAAATATGTACAATGtttacacaaagacagaaatgaaaaaatgactGGAATGATTTTCTACTTATCAAGAGAAGAAGGTGCAGTCTGTACGTGTGATGTTTTTGTCTTCATGACAAATCTCATTTTGTGTTCTTTAACTGTTTATCAGGATGTCGGACGGATGAAGATCGAGCTGTTTGCTGATGTGGTTCCAAAGACGGCAGAGAATTTCCGGTGAGGAGAAAgatggtgttttttattttcatgacaaTTCACATGTAATTTGCTGTCATGGAATAGACTCTGAGTTTTCTGAGTTGTTACTTACAGTTTCATCATCTCTTGCAGGCAGTTCTGCACTGGAGAATTCAGGTAAGGCAGTGaagggttttcttttttgatgGTACAAAAACACTCTGCTCACCAAAACACTGCAGCGGAAACGGCCTACACATTCATCCCAGCATTTAATAAGAAACAATCTGACATTTGAAACTTGAAGCTGTTCCCTTTATCAGGCTAATGCATTAGGAGAAACCTGGTTACCACAATAGGTTTCTGTCGGCCACATCCTCTACATGCTCCACCACATGTGTGCATATGAAAGAAGCAGCAGTTTGCTGCTGTTTGGCTTCACTGAGCCTAACATCACCCTTCCTGAATAACTGGTATCACAGAGGTGGTTATCAAGTGACTCTTTCTTTTTGTGAAGCTGTAGATAATTCTGAAATAGTTTCCAAATATTAAACCTCTGGTGCAGGTTAGTCATGCTGCAAATGTTGGCATCATAGACTTTGTAGAGATGAATGACACGTGTCCACTTCCTCTGTTTGtacaaaaatttaaatataatattaataatataatctaaaatattctggatatggacatattgtgcttttgacatcatttggagccagagattGCGCAGTAGTGATTGGGATGTGGAGCCATGTTACCACGAccagtcagtcacagctgtcaatcatgatgtttttatagcagcaaaaaatataacataaaatcacagaaaccatttttgagaaaaatttgtttgatgcatacttttgatttttttagtttggtgaAAGTTCCATCCAAAAATACAGGAGGCTGGGCTTATGACtcctactgcagccagccaccaggaggaaatcaggatgatttggcttcacctttaggagctgtcatgtcatccttATCTATATATAGTCTTTGGTTGCCACAGTGATTTCTCTCAGTTTAAAGTCCACCAGCTTGCTATCTCCACTTAGTCTCCCACCCACTTGTCTCGCTTCATGGTACAGACCCCAGAACCGGGATGGAATTGTTGTGCCATGAGTACAAAACCTCCAGAGAAGGAAGTTTATTGTCCTGCATGCAGGACAATAAGCATGCAGGACAATTATAAAAGGAATATGTCACCATTTAACAGAACCAAGTGCTCCTCATGCCAGCAGTCTTCCCTCGTGGTGTGTAGACTTTGAAACACAAATGTGTTGTCATGAACACCTCAGACAGCTCCAGTATAAAAGGACCCTTAAAATGATGGCTGCCAGCCGTCATGTACCTTGGCCTGCAGCCTGGTGTGTATGGATTGACCAGAGGCCCATTTACTGTCAAAACTGATGAGACATAGAAAGGTCTACTTGGTGAAAGGTTATAGTTTGTAATGCtatacactgtgttttatctttatgGCTAACTTCAATTTGTTCTGTCTCAAACATCTGCACCCCAGGAAGGATGGAGTCCCTATTGGTTACAAAGGCTGCACATTCCACAGGtacaagttttttttgtcaagCTCACCTTGAGCTCAGATGTTGGAAGGATTGTTAATGGGTTACTTATAAAGTTATTTCAAAATCACTTCAACAAGAAACCCACCGCCTCTTGAGATTTTGGAAGTTGGTATTTAAACAGCCTCTCCTAGAGGCActcatttaaagtttgtttctaTAACAGCACATTAAGTAAAAGATTTTTACCTTGCTTCTTTTTTGAAAGAATGTGATTTTTATTCAGGCTTAGTATTTTATATACACCTAATGTTGTACATTGTGCAAACATAGCAAACTCTCTACTCCAATTATTAAACACATGACATTTCAGAGCCTGTTGGTAGTCCTGAGGGGCCCCTCCACACCTGAACGCGACACACAgcaacttgaacaaacatgaaggACGGTGTAACAgcaacatcctgttgtaaccgactgtaatTATGTGGCTTATTTTTTATAGTGGTAGCCAAACATAgtgtgactttcagctgtgtttacagccagAGATCGTcaaatgcgccagaatgagaccggtgataggcctggtcgcgtgtcactcaaagtgcagtcagccaatcagaggattGGGGCTCAGGAGGCAGgagaaaacagcctgttctgtctgcagctccagagagaggcagaagagaggacattgaaatacacattgctgcagtttttttttactttaaaccactgatatatcatcttaggggtaccaatacgtcaaattaaatcccagaaaggtgtaaattATGGGGCCTTTAAGCTAAATTTAATCAATGTTTTCAATTGTTTGTTGGCAGGGTGATCAAAGGTTTCATGATACAAGGAGGGGACTTTGTAAATGTAAGTATATGCACACTTCAACCGCTGCCTGATTAATGTTCATGGCGGAAAATGTCCCAGAATCATTCAAGGGGTAATGTTTGGtatctgtctttgtttgcatGCATGGTTTGGATAAATGcaacactgaactgaaataACTTGTAACACTCATATCTTACACCAGAGCAACATATCTTCTTATTCTTgtgacacaattaaaaacagAGTAGCTTAAAAATGATCTTGTGGCAGAGAGTGTTGCtcagacatttgaaaaaaaattaaagccCTCAATCCACATctacaccaaaatgtaatgggttctatATGTTCCATACTAAGACCAAAACCCTGAGGCATGTATACTAGGTTGCTTCAGTGGATGGTACAGTATGTTCTGTATGCATCATCCACCTTTTTACACACCCCTTCAACTATCGGAATCAGCCCAATTGGCCAAATATCTGTGCATATACAGAAAATTTGACTCTAGACTGGCTTTGCTCTCAATGTAGTATTTACTGCTGCTGATTTTATGAGTCGCCAAACAAATTTCGTTGTATGcctacaatgacaataaagtatctttctgtctgtctactTGCATGGCAAACCAACATACAGCAGACATTAAGTTAGGaatagtgaaaaaaaacaaaaacaatagaCAATACGTAAAAAGATGAATTGGAAATTAATACACCACAAGTACACTGCACAAGTAGCGCAATAAAACTATCTGCCATTCCTGGTTAAACTATATGAACCCCTGTTGTGATGtttgaaggagctggaggaaaatACTTTGTTCTGTCACCCTCTGGGGGAAGTGTGTTGAATTACAGCACATCAGAACAGTTGCCGTGTTCAGCCCTCTTCATTGTGTCCTGTCTTATGTactgtttgtcttttgtgaaGGGGGATGGCACTGGTATCTGCAGCATCTATAGGGGTCCCTTTGCAGATGAAAACTTCCGAATGAAGCACTCTACGCCTGGTCTCCTGTCCATGGTATGTATGCAGAGTAATCTAAAAGACAGGGACACTCCTGAATCAGGAACGGGTTTATTTACTTTGACTTCAGCCAAATCAAGACAGGCGTTTCCTACAGTCATGTTGAATATCCTGTATTGTActgcacaaatacaaagttaATTAGGGTGTGATTAATCCATTCAAAGTGGCGTGACTGCCCCAATCTCTATAGACAATAGGATTTGATTGATGCATTCAGAGTGAATTAGACCTGGAATTAATGTTTAAAACTGCCTTTATTTCTTAGTAGTCTGACTTTAATCTTTCCATATAATGCTCCTCAGGCAAACAGTGGTCCAGGAACAAATGGCTGTCAGTTTTTCATTACCTGTACTAAATGTGACTGGTTAGATGGGAAGCATGTTGTTTTCGGTGAGTAAGTCTACAGTATTCATTTtgtattcatattcatttaaagctgcattataTATTTGTCCATGTGCCAGAGTTTAATTGTCTTGTTCTCAACTGTTTCAGGAAAAGTGGTCGATGGTTTGCTGATGGTGAGAAAAATTGAGGTAAATACTCATTTGAATATTAGTTTATGTAATATGTTTGTTAAAATGATTCCAGGAATAAATCAGACATTTTAAACTGATTTGTACACTGACAAGATCACTTAGCAAACCACAGTGAGGCCGGGGCTCACTCCCTCACCCGCAACCATAATAGTACAAATTTGAAAATGCTAATTTGTTTACaattcatataaatattttCATCTTCATAAGGAGTGCCACAATTTGTTATGTCCTCTGAATCTTTCCTCATCTCTCACATGAATGTCAGAATGTATCATAAATGCCTGTTTATCGTTTTTGACGGTCTTCACTGTACTGGATATTACCACCT
The sequence above is drawn from the Hippoglossus hippoglossus isolate fHipHip1 chromosome 7, fHipHip1.pri, whole genome shotgun sequence genome and encodes:
- the si:dkeyp-100a1.6 gene encoding probable G-protein coupled receptor 160, producing the protein MLPDIPVFLETSNNFKMLAIFERWDETSGHHIDNTGKSLLLMLSKFGMDTVVFLLCSGKLYTSFLNMCSLSIVLGDLTMVLYMTAAWLLGPESSPVSLCYFLAHISAAFKALPMPMIAMGIIDYSIEDTRLANKSTFCKFLRNVVLTLLVWMLAVIYSVASTKTELMQLVYATGIKSLACEVKESTFMTYFILGLFSAVILMMLPFSTSIPMWVREADRLFKSREEPENQRSDLFTSTPSTETKSSKENDLGESNWLRPPLSLSLTLGFALVWMPFLTVSAACLAFGFAVPAYISVNLFWLECTKSLLVGVVFWVKSKSLGPYSNLPKNVCVWHVFWHLSKGTWQQQLPTGVFNPSKGKTNPFFYI
- the ppih gene encoding peptidyl-prolyl cis-trans isomerase H, whose product is MTVQPTNPNNPIVFFDLTIGGQDVGRMKIELFADVVPKTAENFRQFCTGEFRKDGVPIGYKGCTFHRVIKGFMIQGGDFVNGDGTGICSIYRGPFADENFRMKHSTPGLLSMANSGPGTNGCQFFITCTKCDWLDGKHVVFGKVVDGLLMVRKIENVPTGPNNKPKLPILIAQCGEM